In the Flavobacterium acetivorans genome, one interval contains:
- a CDS encoding DUF4377 domain-containing protein has product MKNPICVFISFIIIIYFSTISCEKEDHSDRTVVVTATVYHKYIDYTIFPGTTTIKGIKIKETNSTEWISLPEIEKFDYVENHEYQVRLQKTYLVNPPQDGSNIVYKLDEILSKTPKP; this is encoded by the coding sequence ATGAAGAATCCTATCTGTGTATTTATTAGCTTTATTATTATTATTTACTTTTCAACCATAAGCTGCGAGAAAGAAGATCATTCTGACCGAACAGTAGTAGTAACGGCAACCGTATATCACAAATATATTGATTACACTATTTTCCCTGGCACTACAACAATAAAAGGAATTAAAATTAAAGAAACTAATTCGACTGAATGGATCAGTTTACCTGAAATTGAAAAATTTGATTACGTTGAAAATCATGAATATCAAGTAAGACTTCAAAAAACATATTTAGTAAATCCTCCACAAGACGGAAGCAATATTGTTTATAAATTAGACGAAATACTATCTAAAACTCCAAAACCTTAA
- a CDS encoding VOC family protein, with the protein MAKQIFINLAVKDLQKSMAFYTALGFANNPQFSDETAKCMVWSETIFVMLLTHEKFASFASKPIADTKSKLAGLFSLSTNSIDELNHIMTNGLKAGGIEPNEMRDHGFMQERTIEDFDGHTWEIFYMDMTQFPIEQKAE; encoded by the coding sequence ATGGCAAAACAAATTTTTATCAATTTAGCAGTAAAAGATCTACAAAAATCTATGGCCTTTTATACTGCATTAGGGTTTGCAAACAATCCTCAATTTTCAGACGAGACCGCAAAGTGTATGGTTTGGAGCGAAACTATTTTTGTAATGCTTCTGACGCACGAAAAATTTGCGAGTTTTGCTAGCAAACCCATTGCTGACACTAAATCCAAATTGGCAGGGCTTTTTTCACTATCGACCAACAGCATTGACGAATTAAATCATATCATGACCAATGGATTGAAAGCCGGTGGAATAGAACCTAACGAAATGCGGGATCATGGCTTTATGCAGGAGCGAACTATTGAAGATTTTGATGGGCACACCTGGGAAATTTTTTATATGGATATGACTCAGTTTCCAATAGAACAAAAGGCAGAATAA
- a CDS encoding PepSY-like domain-containing protein, giving the protein MKKNSILIAATLIASGSFAQAPPKTVTDALEKKFPNATKVSWDMEGPLEWEAEFKWKGSKISAEFNQDGTWLETEKNIKPRALPQSVLAAIRLEFPAWKLKEAEEKETAKQGKLYELDLKKGSENKTVTFKEDGTVLLE; this is encoded by the coding sequence ATGAAAAAGAATAGTATACTGATAGCAGCTACGCTGATAGCTAGCGGTTCATTTGCTCAAGCGCCACCAAAAACAGTTACCGATGCATTGGAGAAAAAATTCCCCAATGCCACAAAAGTGAGTTGGGATATGGAAGGGCCCCTGGAATGGGAAGCAGAATTTAAGTGGAAAGGAAGTAAAATTTCAGCAGAATTCAATCAAGACGGAACCTGGTTAGAAACGGAAAAAAATATAAAACCCAGAGCGCTGCCTCAATCCGTTCTTGCTGCAATCAGGCTGGAATTTCCGGCATGGAAATTAAAAGAAGCCGAAGAAAAAGAAACTGCAAAACAGGGAAAATTATACGAACTGGATCTTAAAAAAGGTTCAGAGAATAAAACCGTTACTTTTAAAGAAGATGGAACAGTCCTGCTAGAATAA
- a CDS encoding RagB/SusD family nutrient uptake outer membrane protein yields MKFNIIGLMLVLVSIISTSCSLEEDPKYSLNSATVFNDESTAEAVIMQNYGWLASSALYGQFIHEITIANGIYWSKTDGDRLEKSIKYDYYQEHPLLNSMWTGFYRVISEGTYLAKGLEASSLPPAYKTRGIAHARFLRGFAYFQLANLFGKAAIITEPLSSTNLHTALSTRAQVYDQALSDLVFAAENLPAIESMKGLATKDAANAFIAKCYWMMANQSQAEGKDATALYTLAKTYGDKAIGKFTLAPKFADLWVSHSNSTESIFQINFTDAIGVNLRTSFNFGPTAGSFGRIAAAQPSFGNIKIDRAFYDLHRGTYPDDPRMASTYLSRWVNNTSAATQNQTYFAYPLYNTGTATAPVVYDMYASAPRKSGDSPTNPDYDFATGTSLPNGLRALWNNTSAGDRNINPLNHKMLSTVMANAQYDPKNLIIFRYADLLLLMADVENELGNSGQALSYLNQVLDRARNSVAGAIYPQVQTALSKDAMRDKIFFERMFELAGEPNLFEDIRRRGTAYLKKVMEIHNNSKNVQYRYNLETSNSVGGLYRDYIINNGVLTEDFLKKNLLLPIPLDEINNNDKVFPEDQNFGY; encoded by the coding sequence ATGAAATTCAATATAATCGGCTTAATGCTTGTTTTGGTGTCCATTATCAGCACCTCCTGTTCTTTAGAAGAAGATCCAAAATACAGTTTAAATTCGGCCACTGTTTTTAACGATGAAAGCACTGCCGAAGCAGTTATCATGCAAAATTACGGTTGGTTAGCCAGTTCAGCGCTTTACGGTCAGTTTATACATGAAATCACCATAGCCAACGGAATCTATTGGTCGAAAACCGATGGTGATCGTCTTGAAAAATCAATCAAATATGATTATTACCAAGAACATCCCCTCTTGAACTCGATGTGGACCGGCTTTTATAGAGTCATTTCAGAAGGTACCTATTTAGCAAAAGGATTGGAAGCGTCCAGCCTCCCTCCAGCCTATAAAACAAGAGGAATTGCCCATGCTCGATTTTTAAGAGGATTTGCTTACTTTCAATTGGCTAATTTGTTTGGGAAAGCAGCCATAATTACAGAACCGCTATCGTCTACCAACTTACACACGGCCTTAAGCACAAGAGCTCAGGTGTATGATCAGGCATTGAGTGATTTAGTATTTGCAGCAGAAAACCTACCCGCAATTGAAAGCATGAAAGGTTTGGCTACCAAAGATGCTGCCAATGCGTTTATTGCCAAATGTTATTGGATGATGGCCAACCAATCGCAAGCAGAAGGAAAAGACGCCACTGCTTTGTATACTTTGGCAAAAACCTATGGCGATAAGGCCATTGGAAAATTTACATTGGCTCCTAAATTTGCTGATTTATGGGTTAGTCACAGTAATTCTACAGAATCTATATTCCAAATTAATTTTACTGATGCTATCGGTGTCAATCTACGCACTTCGTTTAATTTTGGTCCTACAGCTGGCTCCTTTGGTAGAATTGCAGCCGCTCAGCCTTCTTTTGGAAATATCAAAATAGACAGGGCCTTCTATGATTTGCATCGCGGCACTTACCCTGACGATCCCCGTATGGCCTCTACCTATTTATCGAGATGGGTAAACAATACTTCGGCTGCAACGCAAAATCAAACCTATTTTGCTTATCCTTTGTATAATACCGGCACAGCGACTGCGCCAGTTGTGTATGATATGTATGCTTCGGCGCCTCGTAAATCTGGTGATAGCCCAACTAATCCAGATTACGACTTTGCTACCGGTACTAGCCTGCCTAATGGTCTTAGAGCTCTTTGGAACAACACCTCTGCTGGTGATAGAAATATCAATCCATTGAATCATAAGATGCTCTCCACAGTAATGGCGAATGCCCAGTACGATCCTAAAAACTTAATTATCTTCCGTTATGCTGACTTGCTTTTGTTGATGGCTGATGTTGAAAATGAATTAGGGAATAGCGGCCAGGCACTTAGCTACCTAAACCAAGTTTTAGATCGTGCCCGAAATTCAGTAGCAGGAGCTATTTATCCTCAAGTTCAAACTGCGCTGAGTAAAGATGCGATGCGTGATAAAATCTTTTTTGAACGAATGTTTGAATTGGCCGGAGAGCCTAATTTGTTTGAAGATATCCGTCGCAGAGGAACAGCTTATTTGAAAAAAGTAATGGAAATTCATAACAACAGTAAAAATGTTCAATACAGATACAATCTTGAAACCAGCAATTCCGTTGGAGGGCTATACAGGGATTATATCATCAATAATGGTGTTCTTACTGAAGATTTCTTAAAAAAGAATTTATTGCTTCCAATACCTTTAGATGAGATCAACAATAATGACAAAGTATTTCCGGAAGATCAAAATTTTGGGTATTAA
- a CDS encoding ligand-binding sensor domain-containing protein, translated as MIIRLRLIGLLFCIFLLQQAPLHAQTNILRFKRVTSQQGLSENGVTAVMQDDNGRLWVANKIAINSFDGETAKVYHVGQNNNINQFFEDKNRNIWAATQHGIYVFDKNKDSFVKLKSNHKKRNKLFASNVFCIVSTKQNELLISGANDFLVKLKIDRKARVIDSSIQFLNKPKKYGNLTKIVKGPDATFWLATDRGEVLIMKNDVISESAFVKSGNGLLINDLAMDNFGNLWVATNGNGLFRYNIDNKTTKHFYKEDNAPQQSINNNIVTKLYAEGKNLWIGTDGGGLNLYAQDKEVFNYYTYDFGNEFSISDNSIIDIQPGLNNVILLGTVHGGISMFRNNYKIQNVPAKNLKFLTQDPQGSRVMEDSYKNIWLSAGRTGLRRYNPKTKSLTIFSAKGSDSGFRGNIVLSLFEDNNKRIWVGTLREGVNIYDLKQDRFIDFKQGKDFKGVFSITHDDQGNIWVGHRKGISIFNKDLKLIQLLTKQSSNSNQIICLYKDTKGNMWVGTTDGLFKYEKKDKGFVMRTYKHKDKEVHSLSSSSILSIGESQDSSILVGTYGHGLNKYVKETGKFERLASGNKIKGGIIRGILKDHQKNIWLSTNAGLTKMDSKGEITNYGISEGIFPFNGGAASLDSSGKIIMAGVFGLSYFKPDKLQFKNYCPPVYFTSIKAVNGEKESIYSFSEFANDTVVVKPDTKLLNINFASSELYSKSSIEYQFLMVGLDDNWQNLGGQNKISFSNLDPGKYQLRVRATNNSKLWDSKYTTLYIIVKPSFWQRPLVRGLLLLVVISMFVVVYRLRTSVIEKQKIKLQKLLDLKTIEVKEQEQRISQGKISMLEIEKQNQGLRQKKLQDELNFKINELTNNSLRSMHKNNLLNDIKDKLKTELKSKTIDRNNLEAIVDHINDSFILDADWESFYTLFNQVHPTFIKELKRQYPALSEREIRLCTLILIDFSSQHMATLFGISLTSIKVARHRLRKKLNIPTGESVKNFMLDLAADELK; from the coding sequence ATGATAATACGATTAAGATTAATAGGTTTGCTGTTTTGTATCTTTCTATTACAGCAAGCACCGCTGCACGCACAAACCAATATTTTAAGGTTTAAGCGCGTTACTTCCCAACAAGGATTATCAGAAAATGGGGTTACAGCTGTCATGCAAGATGACAATGGAAGACTTTGGGTAGCAAACAAAATTGCAATTAACAGCTTTGATGGGGAAACAGCTAAAGTATATCATGTAGGTCAAAACAATAATATAAATCAGTTTTTTGAAGACAAAAATAGAAATATTTGGGCAGCCACCCAGCACGGAATTTATGTCTTTGATAAGAACAAGGACAGCTTTGTGAAATTAAAATCCAATCACAAAAAACGGAACAAATTGTTCGCTTCTAATGTCTTTTGTATAGTTAGCACCAAGCAAAATGAACTTTTAATAAGCGGAGCAAATGATTTTTTGGTGAAGCTGAAAATAGACCGCAAAGCCAGAGTCATTGACAGTTCAATTCAATTTTTAAACAAACCTAAAAAATATGGGAACCTTACTAAAATAGTAAAAGGACCGGATGCTACATTTTGGCTGGCTACTGATAGAGGAGAAGTATTAATCATGAAAAATGATGTGATTAGTGAATCCGCTTTTGTAAAATCAGGAAATGGACTCTTAATAAATGATTTGGCTATGGATAATTTTGGTAATTTATGGGTAGCTACCAATGGCAACGGACTCTTTCGCTATAACATTGATAATAAAACAACGAAACATTTTTATAAAGAGGATAATGCTCCGCAACAATCCATCAATAATAATATAGTGACGAAGCTCTATGCCGAAGGAAAGAATCTGTGGATTGGAACAGATGGTGGCGGTCTTAATTTATACGCTCAAGACAAAGAAGTTTTTAATTATTATACCTACGACTTTGGTAATGAGTTTTCAATATCGGATAATTCAATAATCGACATACAACCGGGACTAAATAATGTCATCCTATTAGGGACGGTACATGGTGGAATATCCATGTTTCGAAATAATTATAAAATACAAAATGTGCCCGCCAAAAATTTGAAATTTTTAACGCAAGATCCCCAAGGATCCAGAGTAATGGAGGACAGTTATAAGAACATCTGGTTATCGGCAGGAAGAACGGGACTTCGAAGATACAACCCAAAAACGAAGTCATTAACGATATTTTCAGCTAAGGGATCCGATTCGGGATTTAGAGGAAATATAGTGCTTTCCCTATTTGAAGATAATAATAAAAGAATATGGGTGGGAACCCTGAGAGAAGGAGTTAATATATATGATTTAAAACAGGATAGATTTATAGACTTCAAGCAAGGCAAAGACTTTAAAGGGGTTTTTTCAATAACCCATGATGATCAGGGGAATATATGGGTAGGCCACAGAAAAGGAATCAGTATTTTTAACAAAGATTTGAAATTAATACAGCTATTAACCAAGCAATCTTCCAATTCCAATCAGATAATTTGTTTGTACAAAGATACCAAAGGCAATATGTGGGTCGGAACTACTGATGGTCTTTTTAAATATGAAAAAAAAGACAAGGGTTTTGTGATGAGAACCTACAAACACAAGGATAAGGAGGTTCACTCTTTGAGCAGTAGCAGTATATTGTCAATAGGAGAAAGCCAGGATTCATCAATTTTAGTAGGTACCTACGGCCATGGTTTGAATAAATATGTGAAGGAAACGGGAAAATTTGAAAGGCTGGCCAGTGGAAATAAAATCAAAGGAGGAATAATACGCGGGATTTTAAAAGACCATCAAAAGAATATTTGGCTCAGCACAAATGCGGGATTAACAAAAATGGATTCGAAAGGGGAGATCACTAATTATGGGATCTCTGAGGGCATATTTCCGTTTAATGGTGGTGCCGCGAGTTTAGATTCGAGCGGTAAAATAATAATGGCGGGAGTATTTGGCTTATCCTATTTTAAACCGGATAAATTACAGTTCAAAAACTATTGCCCCCCAGTTTATTTTACTTCAATTAAAGCAGTCAACGGGGAAAAGGAATCGATTTATTCGTTCTCTGAATTTGCAAACGATACAGTGGTGGTCAAACCGGACACCAAACTATTGAATATTAACTTTGCTTCCTCTGAATTGTATTCAAAGAGTAGTATTGAGTATCAGTTTCTGATGGTTGGACTGGATGACAACTGGCAAAACCTGGGAGGTCAAAACAAAATATCCTTCTCTAATTTAGATCCGGGAAAATACCAATTAAGGGTGAGAGCAACTAATAATTCCAAATTATGGGATAGTAAATACACGACTTTGTATATCATTGTCAAACCTTCCTTTTGGCAAAGACCTTTAGTAAGGGGCCTGCTGCTGCTTGTTGTTATTTCAATGTTTGTAGTAGTCTACCGCCTAAGGACTTCTGTAATCGAAAAACAAAAGATAAAGCTTCAGAAACTTCTCGACTTGAAGACCATTGAGGTCAAAGAGCAGGAGCAGAGAATATCGCAGGGCAAGATTTCAATGTTAGAAATTGAAAAACAAAATCAAGGCTTAAGACAGAAAAAATTGCAAGATGAGTTAAACTTCAAAATAAACGAACTTACTAACAATTCATTGCGAAGCATGCACAAAAACAATTTGCTCAATGATATCAAAGACAAACTCAAAACCGAATTGAAGAGTAAAACAATAGACAGAAACAATTTGGAGGCTATAGTGGATCATATAAATGACAGTTTTATTCTTGATGCTGACTGGGAAAGCTTTTATACGCTTTTTAATCAAGTACATCCTACCTTTATTAAGGAATTAAAACGACAATATCCTGCTTTAAGCGAACGCGAAATAAGATTGTGTACTTTAATTTTGATTGATTTTTCTTCCCAGCATATGGCAACGCTTTTTGGAATTTCGCTAACCTCCATAAAAGTGGCGAGACATCGATTGCGTAAAAAATTGAATATACCAACTGGTGAATCGGTAAAAAACTTTATGCTAGACCTGGCTGCCGATGAATTAAAATAG
- a CDS encoding PQQ-binding-like beta-propeller repeat protein: MKQLQKLLILFTFFSTAVYGQGSLLWEFSTAAGVYSSPAVDNSTLYIGSNDSCLYALDKKNGSLKWKFKTRGAIKSQPLLYKDSVIFNSTDGLVYSIDKNNAKVQWTFKTNGEKRLDIWDYYLSSPVYSDNKIFIGSGDGNIYAIEPNSGTLIWKFTTDGIVHATPLIHNKVAYVGSFDGFFYAINTENGELVWKFKTVGDTYFPKGEIQRAAAIYKNSVIFGSRDFNIYALDIETGRGLWNMKEKGGWVIATPLIVDDVVYFGTSDSHRFCGLSAETGYEKCSYPLNMRVFGKAIYFENNIYFGCFNGKLYMLNPSKGKLEQVFQTQASKKNFHLVYNENDDFRTDFELYGKDMEGSEKTILELGALLSTPIIDNGIIYFGDANGLIYAYKLK; encoded by the coding sequence ATGAAACAGCTACAGAAACTGCTTATTCTATTTACTTTTTTTTCTACAGCTGTTTACGGACAGGGTTCTTTGCTATGGGAATTTTCAACTGCAGCAGGTGTTTATTCATCTCCTGCTGTAGATAATAGTACACTATACATCGGAAGTAACGATTCATGTTTGTATGCTTTAGACAAGAAAAACGGCAGTTTGAAATGGAAGTTTAAAACGAGAGGAGCCATTAAATCTCAACCTTTGTTATATAAAGATTCTGTGATTTTTAATAGTACCGATGGATTAGTATATTCTATTGACAAAAACAATGCAAAAGTGCAATGGACATTTAAAACAAATGGGGAAAAAAGACTTGACATCTGGGACTATTACCTTTCATCTCCAGTTTATTCAGACAATAAGATATTTATTGGAAGTGGTGACGGAAATATATATGCAATTGAACCAAATAGTGGCACGTTAATTTGGAAATTTACAACAGATGGTATTGTTCATGCTACTCCATTAATTCACAATAAGGTAGCGTATGTAGGTAGTTTTGACGGGTTCTTTTATGCAATAAATACTGAAAATGGAGAATTAGTTTGGAAATTTAAAACCGTTGGCGATACTTATTTTCCTAAAGGTGAAATTCAGAGAGCTGCTGCTATTTATAAGAATTCTGTAATTTTTGGCAGTAGAGATTTTAACATTTATGCCTTAGATATTGAAACAGGAAGAGGATTGTGGAATATGAAAGAGAAAGGAGGCTGGGTTATTGCTACACCTCTTATTGTTGATGATGTGGTTTATTTTGGAACCTCAGATTCACACAGATTTTGTGGTTTATCTGCAGAAACCGGTTATGAAAAATGTTCCTACCCTTTAAATATGCGAGTATTTGGGAAAGCTATATATTTTGAAAATAATATTTATTTCGGTTGTTTTAATGGAAAATTGTATATGCTTAATCCGTCTAAAGGAAAATTAGAACAAGTTTTTCAAACTCAGGCTAGCAAGAAAAATTTCCATCTGGTATATAATGAAAATGATGATTTTCGAACCGATTTTGAATTATATGGAAAGGACATGGAAGGTTCTGAGAAAACAATTCTTGAACTAGGAGCACTTCTATCAACCCCTATAATTGATAATGGAATTATTTATTTTGGTGATGCCAATGGACTTATTTATGCATATAAACTTAAATAA
- a CDS encoding SusC/RagA family TonB-linked outer membrane protein, producing MSKRSLILSFLFIIMASSTLLAQIKVVTGKVTDEKGSPIPGVNVQIKNTSKGTSTDFDGKYKLEAKKGDVLVFAYLGFSNQQKTLGTDQVINVSLIEDAQQLDDVVVVGYGSMRKKDLTGAIVSLKPNRDEAAIATSIDDLLQGKVAGVSISTGGSTPGSAGSITIRGANSLQGDSQPLYVIDNVPQSSTSQGMRNSSGDYQPSLDPLAGINPNDIEDIQILKDASATAIYGSRGANGVILITTKRGKAGKATIRVSANFSMAEAAKFIDLMNLREYGTYWNTKFPTDQRFLIGEDIKYVYTGVDENGVNVSKESAISNRDWQKEVTRAALSQDYNLNINGGSEKVKYSFSSSFKNVEGIVKNTGLKHGDFRLNLNTDLTDKLSVGFQLSGFLRKNNMMSGGNTTGRVSGAIIPTAINTAPYFRPTDDVTFANDVDSRGTVLSWLTDYDDINNEQRFTGSFNADYKISKNLKYTFRTGGNLNNVEKTNWYDLGLYNGFLYNGQLTQDKLKRNNYNVENLLFYNQSFGAARIDATAGATYDVYSLSSTAALGRNFPYKNLRTNGLHTATTQQILSPGQSDYQLLSYLARLNASFYNGKYVVTATMRADGTSKFSPENKWGYFPSFALAWNVAQENFVSNHASWLSQFKLRTGYGETGSQNISPYSTVFGYGAIGAGYATTTGAIIQGLGVSGISNPDLKWESTASINGGLDFGLFQDRISGSVDVYNKTTKDLLVNISLPGSTAFSSITVNRGEVQNKGVELLLNVDLIRKKDFKWTLGGNIAFNQSTINKIGNTPGVYGSLGTVTAFLGNTAGDHFGQANIFMEGEAPGLFYGFKTDGIVQQNDTYVVGAPFGISSAPGNLKVVDVNGDGVVNLSDKTIIGDPNPDYTYGFQSSLNYKQLRFSTSFSGVQGGDIFNANNRYTNLANIQSGDRNRKPEAVANAWTPSNPSNVYPSLDSNIANGHIYDRYLEDGSYLRCTDITLGYTFQSAIARQLGLSGLDLFASAKNVFTISNYSGYDPTSRSFNFDPLRRGFDLYSFPAQRQIILGVNLTF from the coding sequence ATGAGCAAAAGAAGTTTGATACTATCATTTCTTTTTATTATCATGGCTAGCAGTACTTTGTTGGCACAAATAAAAGTGGTAACCGGGAAGGTTACGGATGAGAAGGGATCGCCTATACCCGGCGTAAATGTTCAGATTAAAAATACCTCTAAAGGGACGTCAACTGATTTTGACGGGAAATACAAATTAGAAGCCAAAAAAGGTGATGTATTGGTTTTTGCTTATTTAGGCTTTAGCAATCAACAAAAGACATTGGGTACAGATCAGGTGATCAACGTATCCCTTATAGAAGATGCCCAACAATTAGATGATGTTGTTGTGGTGGGCTATGGTTCTATGCGTAAAAAAGACCTGACTGGGGCTATTGTTTCGTTAAAGCCAAACCGAGATGAAGCTGCAATTGCCACGTCTATTGATGATTTACTGCAAGGAAAAGTGGCTGGTGTCAGTATATCGACAGGAGGTTCTACTCCCGGATCGGCTGGTTCAATCACTATTCGTGGCGCTAATTCCTTGCAAGGAGACAGTCAGCCTCTATATGTAATTGATAATGTTCCGCAATCCTCAACTTCACAAGGTATGCGCAATTCCAGTGGCGATTATCAGCCTTCTCTGGATCCGTTGGCCGGTATCAATCCGAATGACATTGAAGACATTCAAATTCTAAAAGATGCTTCTGCAACGGCTATTTATGGTTCCCGTGGTGCCAATGGTGTTATTTTAATTACTACTAAAAGAGGTAAAGCCGGTAAGGCCACGATTCGTGTTAGTGCAAATTTTTCTATGGCTGAAGCCGCAAAATTTATCGATCTCATGAATCTTAGAGAATATGGAACTTACTGGAATACTAAATTTCCAACTGATCAAAGATTTCTGATTGGTGAGGACATCAAATACGTCTATACGGGTGTAGATGAAAATGGTGTAAATGTTAGCAAAGAATCCGCCATTAGCAATAGAGACTGGCAAAAAGAGGTAACAAGGGCGGCCTTATCTCAAGATTATAATTTAAATATCAATGGAGGATCTGAAAAAGTAAAATACAGCTTTTCTTCTTCATTTAAAAATGTGGAAGGTATTGTTAAAAATACCGGTTTGAAACATGGAGATTTTCGCCTTAACTTAAATACAGATCTTACCGACAAACTTTCAGTAGGTTTCCAGCTTAGCGGATTCCTGAGAAAAAACAATATGATGTCTGGCGGTAATACTACCGGTAGAGTTTCGGGAGCTATTATTCCTACAGCGATCAATACTGCTCCCTATTTTAGACCTACAGATGATGTTACTTTTGCAAACGATGTAGACAGTAGAGGTACCGTATTAAGTTGGCTTACCGACTATGACGACATTAACAATGAACAGCGTTTTACTGGCTCTTTCAATGCTGATTACAAAATTAGCAAAAACCTAAAATATACTTTTAGAACTGGAGGAAACTTAAACAATGTGGAAAAAACAAACTGGTATGATTTGGGATTGTACAATGGTTTTCTTTACAATGGTCAATTGACCCAAGACAAATTAAAACGCAACAACTACAATGTTGAAAATCTTTTGTTCTATAATCAATCCTTTGGAGCAGCACGTATAGATGCTACTGCAGGAGCAACCTATGATGTTTACAGCTTGTCCAGTACGGCTGCACTGGGAAGAAATTTTCCTTATAAAAATTTACGTACCAATGGATTGCATACGGCTACGACGCAACAAATTTTAAGCCCAGGCCAAAGTGATTACCAATTATTATCCTATTTGGCGCGATTGAATGCTTCATTTTATAATGGGAAATATGTGGTTACTGCTACTATGCGTGCAGACGGAACCAGCAAATTCAGTCCTGAAAATAAATGGGGTTATTTTCCGTCATTTGCTTTAGCATGGAATGTGGCTCAAGAAAACTTTGTATCGAACCACGCCAGTTGGTTGTCTCAATTTAAGCTACGTACGGGATATGGAGAAACAGGAAGTCAAAATATCAGTCCCTACTCCACTGTGTTTGGCTATGGCGCTATAGGTGCAGGATATGCAACAACTACAGGAGCGATCATCCAAGGTTTAGGGGTGAGTGGTATCAGTAATCCTGATTTGAAATGGGAAAGTACGGCATCTATTAATGGAGGGCTTGACTTTGGATTATTTCAGGATCGAATTTCAGGATCGGTAGATGTTTATAACAAAACAACTAAAGACTTATTAGTCAACATTTCTTTACCTGGTTCTACTGCTTTCAGTTCGATAACGGTTAACAGAGGTGAAGTTCAAAACAAGGGGGTTGAACTTTTATTAAATGTTGATCTTATTCGTAAAAAAGATTTTAAATGGACTCTTGGCGGTAATATTGCCTTCAACCAATCTACGATTAATAAAATAGGAAATACTCCGGGTGTATATGGTTCTTTAGGAACCGTAACCGCCTTTTTGGGGAACACCGCAGGAGACCACTTTGGTCAGGCCAATATCTTTATGGAAGGCGAAGCGCCGGGTCTTTTTTACGGCTTTAAAACGGATGGTATCGTACAACAGAATGACACTTATGTAGTAGGTGCTCCTTTTGGAATTTCATCTGCTCCAGGAAATCTTAAAGTAGTCGATGTCAATGGTGACGGTGTGGTAAACTTATCTGACAAAACCATTATTGGTGATCCCAATCCAGACTATACATATGGCTTTCAATCCAGTCTCAATTACAAGCAATTGCGCTTTTCGACTTCATTTTCAGGAGTACAGGGAGGTGATATCTTTAATGCCAACAACCGCTATACTAACTTAGCGAATATTCAAAGTGGGGACAGAAACAGGAAACCAGAAGCTGTTGCCAATGCTTGGACCCCTAGCAACCCATCTAATGTGTATCCTTCTCTTGACAGTAATATTGCTAATGGACATATTTATGACCGCTATCTTGAAGACGGCAGTTACTTAAGATGTACCGATATCACTCTGGGGTATACATTCCAGTCTGCTATTGCCAGACAGCTAGGCTTGAGTGGTTTAGACCTTTTTGCCTCTGCAAAAAATGTTTTCACAATAAGCAACTACAGTGGTTATGACCCTACTAGCAGATCTTTCAACTTTGATCCGTTACGAAGAGGATTTGATCTGTATTCATTCCCCGCACAAAGACAAATTATTCTAGGTGTAAATTTAACTTTTTAA
- a CDS encoding addiction module antidote protein: METSKFDIADYLDSNEMIAEYLNTVLEEGNDAEIVTAIGHIAKAIGMTKIAEETRMSRPSLYKALSEGSKPQFSTIMKVLKAIGGQIHINPLTS, from the coding sequence ATGGAAACGTCAAAATTTGATATTGCAGATTACTTGGACAGCAACGAAATGATTGCTGAATATCTAAATACCGTTTTGGAAGAAGGCAATGATGCTGAAATTGTTACTGCAATTGGACATATTGCAAAAGCAATTGGTATGACCAAAATTGCAGAAGAAACTAGAATGAGCAGACCAAGTTTGTACAAAGCATTGTCGGAAGGATCCAAACCACAATTTTCAACGATAATGAAAGTTTTGAAAGCAATTGGAGGACAAATACATATAAATCCATTAACCTCATAA